One genomic region from Electrophorus electricus isolate fEleEle1 chromosome 23, fEleEle1.pri, whole genome shotgun sequence encodes:
- the tmem51a gene encoding transmembrane protein 51a: MTETTLHPREPAMSFSGQPPPSSSNTGSMKSGSQYAMAALGLGLVVLGVVMAMWNRVLLSPARNSSRTRLGSSGSSWSMALVLLCTGMAFLLLSLLLSIQKRQRTRGEQRSNEGMHLEPGQDGERQTVGAECYAVPSYEEVVGSDQYPLRQLSAQNDSTTDLPAYEELMEADRAVETTDIIYMQPMHTQQGADNSYLLPRPSCRNGRPGLKLLPLRERRIKSDIDGTISSSSPNIAVSNIEPITPPPQYEDNPPELPHDTLTRCTPTLK, from the exons ATGACTGAGACGACCCTGCATCCAAGAGAGCCAGCCATGTCCTTCAGCGGTCAGCCTCCTCCGAGCTCCAGCAACACTGGCAGCATGAAGTCTGGCTCCCAGTACGCGATGGCAGCTCTGGGCCTGGGTCTCGTGGTGCTGGGAGTAGTCATGGCCATGTGGAACAGGGTGCTGTTGAGCCCAGCCCGAAACAGTTCCAGAACCAGGCTGGGCTCCTCTGGGAGCTCCTGGTCAATGGCCTTAGTGCTGCTTTGCACAGGCATGGCGTttctgctgctgtctctgttACTCAGCATCCAGAAGAGACAACGAACACGGGGAGAGCAGCGCTCCAACGAAGGCATGCACTTAGAACCAGGACAGGACGGAGAGAG gCAGACAGTAGGAGCCGAATGCTATGCTGTGCCCAGCTACGAGGAAGTGGTTGGCAGTGATCAGTACCCTCTTAGACAGCTTTCTGCACAAAATGACAGCACCACCGACCTGCCAGCCTATGAAGAACTGATGGAGGCAGATAGAGCGGTGGAGACCACGGACATCATATACATGCAACCCATGCACACTCAACAAGGTGCGGACAATTCTTATCTGCTGCCCAGACCGAGCTGTAGGAACGGGCGTCCCGGACTCAAGCTGCTACCTCTCAGAGAAAGGCGCATCAAATCAGACATTGACGGGACAATATCCAGCAGCTCGCCAAATATTGCTGTGTCCAACATCGAGCCCATTACCCCTCCGCCACAGTATGAAGACAATCCCCCTGAACTCCCACATGACACACTTACCAGGTGTACACCAACTCTGAAGTGA